In a genomic window of Alphaproteobacteria bacterium:
- a CDS encoding twin-arginine translocase TatA/TatE family subunit, whose protein sequence is MSPGPLQILIIILLVFVLFGANRVPGIMENLAKGINSFKKGLKEGDPEKPQIGHEKSVSQKDPAKVRDEE, encoded by the coding sequence ATGTCCCCCGGTCCGCTGCAAATCCTGATTATTATCCTGCTGGTGTTCGTGCTGTTCGGTGCCAACCGTGTTCCGGGCATCATGGAAAACCTCGCCAAGGGGATCAACAGTTTCAAGAAGGGCTTGAAGGAGGGCGACCCCGAAAAGCCGCAAATCGGTCATGAAAAATCCGTTTCTCAGAAAGACCCTGCGAAGGTCAGGGACGAAGAATAA
- a CDS encoding iron-sulfur cluster assembly accessory protein encodes MTLNIDDTAVKRINELRTQQGKTALKLRITVDGGGCSGFMYKMELTDKAGKDDTIFADAVVTDAISLPFLAGSTVRFDQGLIGSEFKIENPNAVSGCGCGTSFSVI; translated from the coding sequence ATGACCCTAAACATCGACGACACCGCCGTAAAGCGCATAAACGAACTCCGCACCCAGCAGGGCAAGACCGCCCTCAAGCTCCGCATCACCGTCGATGGCGGCGGCTGCTCCGGCTTTATGTATAAGATGGAACTGACCGACAAGGCGGGCAAGGACGACACAATCTTCGCCGACGCGGTGGTGACGGATGCCATCTCCCTGCCCTTCCTCGCCGGCTCGACCGTCCGCTTCGATCAGGGACTCATCGGCTCGGAATTTAAGATCGAAAACCCGAACGCCGTCTCCGGCTGCGGCTGCGGGACGTCCTTTTCGGTGATCTAA
- a CDS encoding AFG1 family ATPase produces the protein MTHTPLSLYSEKLLRGELHLDPAQGAAVKSLQRLYDELLEAEKKPRMSFFEKVSGKGKAEASPLGVYLHGGVGRGKSMLMDLFFSCLPLAIGKRRVHFHEFMIEVHDYIHTRRSEDTINGGAVDQALPSLGELIFQRSKVLCFDEFHITDVADAMILGRLFRLLFEKGVVVVATSNWPPDRLYEGGLQRERFLPFIALMKEKMEIVHLDSPHDYRARALAEEGTYFTPLGRATEQKMDALFGLLTGQAPALEEKLFVKGRRLPVRTAKGVARFTFSQLCEQPLGAEDYVTIARNFHTVLLENVPALKYDRRNEAKRLMNLIDALYDKRVRVVISAETRPEKLYAGHDHSFEFQRTISRLQEMQSEGYP, from the coding sequence ATGACACACACGCCGCTTAGCCTGTATTCGGAAAAGCTGCTGCGCGGAGAACTGCATCTCGATCCGGCGCAGGGCGCGGCGGTGAAATCGCTGCAACGGCTTTACGATGAACTTCTGGAGGCGGAGAAAAAGCCCCGGATGAGCTTTTTCGAGAAGGTTTCCGGCAAGGGCAAGGCGGAGGCGTCTCCTCTCGGGGTTTACCTGCATGGCGGGGTCGGGCGCGGCAAATCCATGCTGATGGATTTGTTTTTTTCCTGTCTGCCGCTGGCGATCGGCAAGCGGCGGGTGCATTTTCACGAATTCATGATCGAAGTGCATGATTACATCCATACGCGGCGGTCAGAGGATACGATCAACGGCGGGGCGGTGGATCAGGCGCTGCCTTCGCTGGGCGAGTTGATTTTTCAGAGATCGAAAGTGCTGTGCTTCGATGAATTTCATATTACCGATGTGGCGGATGCGATGATCCTCGGGCGGCTGTTCCGGCTGCTCTTCGAAAAGGGCGTGGTCGTGGTGGCGACCTCCAACTGGCCGCCGGATCGGCTGTATGAGGGCGGCTTGCAGCGCGAGCGGTTTTTGCCCTTTATCGCGCTGATGAAAGAAAAGATGGAGATCGTGCATCTGGACAGTCCGCACGATTACCGGGCGCGGGCGCTGGCCGAGGAGGGAACGTATTTCACGCCGCTGGGGCGGGCGACCGAGCAGAAGATGGACGCATTGTTCGGCCTTTTGACCGGACAGGCGCCGGCGCTGGAGGAAAAGCTGTTCGTCAAAGGGCGGCGGCTTCCGGTGCGGACGGCCAAGGGCGTGGCGCGGTTTACCTTTTCGCAACTCTGCGAGCAGCCGCTGGGGGCGGAGGATTACGTGACGATTGCGCGGAATTTCCATACGGTCCTGCTGGAAAACGTTCCAGCGCTGAAATACGATCGGCGGAACGAGGCGAAGCGGCTGATGAACCTCATCGACGCGCTTTACGACAAGCGGGTGCGGGTGGTGATTTCGGCTGAGACGCGGCCCGAGAAGCTTTATGCCGGGCACGATCACAGTTTCGAGTTCCAGCGCACCATCTCCCGCCTGCAGGAAATGCAGAGCGAGGGGTATCCTTAG
- the tatC gene encoding twin-arginine translocase subunit TatC, protein MTSVNLENETLEHTKQPLMGHLLDLRRRLIWVFSTMFLSTLICYFFVSDIYNFLVTPLAEAMGPGDTNRLIYTNLTEAFFTYLKVALFSGIFITFPVLLIQVWIFIAPGLYEKERRAFLPFLAATPVLFFLGAACVYYFVLPMAWPFFLSFQVSAEEAVLPIQLEARVSEYLDLIMTLIFAFGLCFQMPVFLTLLGFVGIITPDWLAKQRRYMIILIFTVAAILTPPDVLSQILLAVPLMGLYELSILMIRMVAPHSDANPENKPHNDTHAA, encoded by the coding sequence ATGACTTCCGTGAATCTGGAAAATGAAACTCTTGAGCATACAAAACAACCGTTGATGGGGCACCTGCTTGATCTTCGTAGGCGACTTATCTGGGTTTTTTCAACCATGTTTTTAAGTACGCTCATTTGTTATTTCTTTGTCAGTGATATATACAATTTTCTTGTGACGCCACTTGCGGAGGCGATGGGGCCGGGAGATACGAACCGGCTTATCTATACGAACCTGACCGAAGCTTTTTTCACCTATCTGAAAGTTGCGTTGTTTTCCGGTATCTTCATCACGTTTCCTGTTCTTTTGATTCAAGTCTGGATTTTTATTGCGCCCGGTCTTTATGAAAAAGAACGCAGGGCGTTTCTGCCGTTTCTGGCCGCGACGCCCGTATTATTTTTTCTTGGCGCGGCCTGTGTGTATTATTTTGTTCTTCCGATGGCCTGGCCATTTTTTCTGAGTTTTCAGGTGAGTGCGGAGGAGGCGGTGCTGCCGATACAATTAGAGGCGCGGGTCAGTGAGTATCTCGACCTGATCATGACTTTGATTTTCGCGTTCGGGTTGTGTTTTCAGATGCCGGTGTTCCTCACCCTGCTCGGATTTGTGGGAATCATCACACCGGACTGGCTTGCGAAGCAGAGGCGGTATATGATTATCCTCATCTTCACCGTCGCGGCGATCTTGACGCCGCCGGACGTTCTGAGTCAAATTCTGCTGGCTGTTCCCCTGATGGGGCTTTATGAACTCTCCATTCTCATGATCCGCATGGTCGCGCCGCACTCCGATGCAAACCCAGAGAATAAACCGCACAATGACACACACGCCGCTTAG
- a CDS encoding DUF2628 domain-containing protein, which yields MKFRNPISQRIEVVKEAFLWCLLFGPIYFLYKRAWLHAIISLLLLFPTGGVSWLIYPFFARRIVVKQYKKKGWQEI from the coding sequence ATGAAATTCCGTAATCCAATTAGCCAACGCATTGAAGTCGTAAAAGAAGCATTTCTATGGTGTTTGTTATTTGGTCCAATATATTTTCTATATAAAAGGGCGTGGTTACACGCAATTATCAGTCTTCTTCTGCTCTTTCCTACGGGGGGAGTGTCATGGTTAATTTATCCCTTCTTTGCTCGCAGAATAGTAGTTAAACAATATAAGAAAAAGGGATGGCAAGAGATTTAG
- a CDS encoding segregation/condensation protein A: MSADAAINESIPAAPEVSGSSAAVAFSEDPPRVTGPRLADEVDTLLLNIDGYEGPIDILLELARKQKVDLAKISILQLVRQYLVFIERAKALNLELAAEYLVMAAWLTYLKSRLYLPRDENSEEPSAEEMAGALQFQLQRLEAMQKCAEQLFTLPKLGQQVFARGMTEGVRTEVTTHWEVNLYDLLKAYGDIRARQENQTYDMPTFSLMSSDEALERLSKMLGALPRSGQQSVWATLQSFLPEDLQDSLYKRSVLASTFTAGLELAKQGRLEIRQDGLFRPIYVRSVPVQAEVADG; the protein is encoded by the coding sequence ATGAGTGCTGATGCTGCCATCAATGAGTCTATTCCTGCCGCGCCGGAGGTTTCCGGTTCTTCGGCGGCTGTGGCTTTTTCGGAAGACCCGCCGCGGGTGACGGGGCCGCGTCTGGCGGACGAGGTCGATACGCTTTTGCTCAATATCGATGGCTATGAGGGGCCGATTGATATTTTGCTGGAGCTTGCGCGCAAGCAGAAGGTCGATCTGGCGAAAATCTCGATCCTGCAACTCGTGCGCCAGTATCTTGTTTTCATCGAGCGGGCGAAGGCTTTGAATCTCGAACTCGCCGCCGAGTATCTGGTGATGGCGGCGTGGCTGACGTATCTCAAGTCTCGGCTTTATCTGCCCCGCGACGAAAATTCCGAGGAGCCGAGTGCGGAGGAAATGGCCGGGGCACTGCAATTCCAGTTGCAACGGCTGGAGGCCATGCAAAAATGCGCGGAACAGCTATTTACCCTGCCCAAACTGGGGCAGCAGGTTTTTGCCCGCGGCATGACCGAAGGTGTGCGGACCGAAGTCACAACGCATTGGGAGGTCAATCTTTATGACCTGCTCAAGGCTTACGGCGATATTCGGGCGCGGCAGGAGAATCAAACCTACGATATGCCGACCTTCAGTCTGATGTCTTCCGACGAGGCGTTGGAGCGGCTTTCGAAGATGCTCGGCGCACTGCCCCGCAGCGGACAGCAGAGCGTGTGGGCGACGCTGCAGAGTTTCCTCCCCGAGGATTTGCAGGACAGTCTTTATAAACGCTCGGTTCTGGCGTCCACCTTTACGGCGGGTCTGGAACTGGCGAAGCAGGGGCGGCTGGAAATCCGGCAGGATGGGCTGTTTCGGCCTATTTACGTGCGGAGCGTTCCGGTGCAAGCGGAGGTGGCTGATGGCTGA
- a CDS encoding SPOR domain-containing protein, with protein sequence MTKDNHFQQYGYDHYLKSPKRPQAIDDEGGSRFGPGLTTAALLLVGAVFAGVIVMSYPSANNRRGEIPIVKADLRPIKSEPEERGGMDIPNSESTILARVGEAPIQGQKDEIENLLDSPDEAMPSKEQAMQEALGEEVYRSAEGEVKPQDVIQKIDENSQQIAATEPASGEAVDPMTLHRAGTSPETKDFVQSVLNKEKGADTPAVPEVREAEIAPPPIDVRAIDIQQPDPEAEAAPAPAPENLATTEEKAEEMSQIEPTSGLSSAPKFKATSGTYYVQLASIQNRGATEKEWRKLQKKYGATISELKYRVQEASLDRGTFYRIQAGPISKDSADEICREIKAITPVGCLVVKK encoded by the coding sequence ATGACTAAGGATAACCATTTCCAGCAGTACGGCTATGACCATTACCTGAAAAGCCCGAAAAGGCCGCAGGCCATTGACGACGAGGGCGGTTCGCGGTTCGGGCCGGGGCTGACGACGGCGGCGCTGTTGCTGGTCGGGGCGGTGTTCGCCGGGGTGATTGTTATGTCCTATCCCTCCGCCAATAATCGGCGCGGGGAGATTCCCATCGTGAAGGCCGATCTGCGTCCGATCAAGAGTGAGCCGGAGGAACGGGGGGGGATGGATATCCCCAACAGCGAGAGCACGATTCTGGCGCGTGTGGGCGAGGCGCCGATCCAGGGGCAGAAGGACGAGATTGAAAACCTGCTTGATTCTCCCGACGAGGCGATGCCGAGCAAGGAGCAGGCCATGCAGGAGGCTTTGGGCGAGGAGGTTTACCGTTCCGCCGAGGGCGAGGTGAAGCCGCAGGATGTGATCCAGAAAATCGACGAGAACAGCCAGCAGATCGCCGCGACTGAACCCGCTTCGGGCGAGGCCGTCGATCCGATGACCCTGCACCGGGCGGGGACATCCCCCGAAACCAAGGATTTCGTGCAGAGCGTTCTGAACAAGGAAAAGGGGGCGGATACCCCTGCCGTTCCTGAGGTGAGGGAGGCCGAGATCGCGCCGCCGCCGATTGATGTGCGGGCTATCGATATCCAGCAGCCCGATCCCGAGGCGGAGGCTGCCCCGGCCCCTGCGCCCGAGAATCTGGCGACGACCGAGGAAAAAGCCGAGGAAATGAGCCAGATCGAGCCGACGTCGGGCCTGTCTTCCGCGCCGAAATTCAAGGCAACGTCCGGCACCTATTATGTCCAGTTGGCCAGTATCCAGAACCGCGGAGCGACGGAAAAAGAGTGGCGCAAGCTGCAGAAGAAATATGGCGCCACCATCAGTGAGCTGAAATACCGGGTGCAGGAAGCCAGCCTCGACCGCGGCACCTTCTACCGGATTCAGGCCGGACCGATCAGCAAGGACAGCGCGGATGAGATTTGCCGCGAGATCAAGGCGATTACGCCGGTCGGCTGTCTGGTCGTCAAAAAATGA
- a CDS encoding glutathione S-transferase N-terminal domain-containing protein, which translates to MTMKLFYTPTSPYARKVRIVALEKGLQDKISEVIAPPSDNPPELQKTNPLGAIPALLLENGESLYDSMVIGAYLDSLSKNNPLYPSSGIEKFRAMRAEALANGVMESGVAIVYERRRTDTGISQKIVDKHLKAIDRCLPVMESESADFGAAIDIRQIAFGAALGYIAFRLPEVNWPSKAPKLAKWYETFSQRPSMTATEPKDI; encoded by the coding sequence ATGACCATGAAGCTTTTCTATACGCCCACATCCCCCTACGCCCGCAAGGTCCGCATCGTCGCGCTCGAAAAGGGCTTACAGGATAAAATCTCTGAAGTCATTGCTCCTCCCTCCGATAATCCGCCGGAATTGCAGAAAACGAATCCCTTGGGCGCGATTCCCGCCCTGCTTCTTGAAAACGGGGAATCCCTCTACGACAGCATGGTGATCGGCGCCTATCTTGACTCTCTTTCAAAGAACAATCCGCTATACCCCTCCTCCGGCATCGAAAAATTCCGCGCGATGCGGGCCGAAGCCTTGGCCAACGGAGTCATGGAATCGGGCGTGGCGATTGTTTACGAACGCCGCCGAACCGACACCGGAATCTCCCAGAAAATCGTCGATAAACACCTCAAGGCCATCGACCGCTGCCTGCCCGTCATGGAAAGCGAAAGCGCAGATTTCGGCGCGGCCATCGACATCCGCCAGATCGCCTTCGGCGCCGCTCTGGGCTACATCGCCTTCCGCCTGCCGGAGGTGAACTGGCCCTCCAAAGCCCCCAAACTGGCGAAGTGGTATGAAACCTTCAGCCAGCGCCCGTCGATGACGGCGACGGAACCGAAGGATATTTAG
- a CDS encoding DUF1579 domain-containing protein — MKKLLVTTLLAGTLAFAVPTLGFAEETAAPATEAAPATEAAPPATEAAPAGPSAEEMAKMMAMMQPGEMHKKLETLVGSWTYTSTMQMTADAPVEQSSGTSENTMVFGGRFLKMAVKGTMKMNGQDVPFDGEALTGYDNIAQQFQNVWYDSFATSMMTGTGTFDEATQTIKEEATASCPMTGGKRSFRNETKFIDADHFSYTMHSADPKTGAEYKMMEIQYSRVK, encoded by the coding sequence ATGAAAAAACTGCTTGTCACAACCTTGCTGGCCGGAACGCTGGCGTTTGCCGTTCCCACGCTGGGCTTTGCGGAAGAAACCGCCGCTCCTGCGACCGAGGCGGCTCCTGCCACAGAAGCCGCTCCTCCTGCGACTGAGGCGGCTCCTGCCGGACCGAGCGCCGAGGAAATGGCCAAGATGATGGCGATGATGCAGCCGGGCGAGATGCACAAGAAGCTGGAAACGCTGGTCGGTTCCTGGACCTATACGTCCACCATGCAGATGACGGCGGATGCTCCGGTCGAACAATCCTCCGGCACGTCGGAGAATACGATGGTGTTCGGCGGACGGTTCCTGAAGATGGCGGTCAAGGGCACGATGAAAATGAACGGGCAGGATGTTCCCTTCGACGGCGAGGCGCTGACCGGGTATGACAATATCGCGCAGCAGTTCCAGAATGTCTGGTACGACAGCTTTGCGACCAGCATGATGACCGGCACGGGCACGTTTGACGAGGCGACCCAGACGATCAAGGAAGAGGCCACGGCGAGTTGCCCCATGACCGGGGGCAAGCGCAGCTTCCGCAACGAGACGAAGTTCATCGACGCCGATCATTTCAGCTATACGATGCATTCCGCCGACCCGAAAACCGGCGCGGAATACAAGATGATGGAGATCCAGTATTCACGGGTGAAGTGA
- the nagZ gene encoding beta-N-acetylhexosaminidase: protein MIAGKTDFSRGAERALATTFAPAGPVLTPAEKSLFRSADPLGFILFARNCENPQQLYALVQSLKETVGRDCPVLIDQEGGRVQRLRPPHWRDFQSFRHFGERYETQPDEALEDLRFETLRIAESLIELGINVNCTPVLDLIFEGCHDVIGDRSFSSDPAIAGRLGLSVCRHLLKAGITPVIKHLPGHGRAKADSHLELPVVEVDAGELRLTDFAPFKQVARSEAGQAVWGMTAHIVYPALDKDNPATLSSRIISDIIREEIGFDGFLVGDDLDMKALDPYGSLPERASACLKAGCDLALYCKGEFDVMEKLAENLPKISQNALIRLKNASESGNIAA from the coding sequence ATGATTGCGGGGAAAACCGATTTCAGCCGGGGGGCGGAGAGGGCTCTGGCCACGACCTTCGCGCCTGCCGGACCTGTTCTGACTCCTGCTGAAAAATCCCTGTTCCGGTCCGCCGATCCGCTGGGTTTTATTCTCTTTGCGCGGAATTGCGAAAACCCGCAGCAGCTTTATGCGCTTGTGCAATCTCTGAAGGAAACTGTGGGGCGCGACTGTCCGGTCCTGATCGATCAGGAGGGGGGGCGGGTGCAGCGATTACGGCCGCCGCACTGGCGCGACTTTCAATCGTTCCGGCATTTCGGCGAACGCTATGAAACACAACCGGATGAGGCGCTGGAGGATTTGCGGTTCGAGACGCTGCGGATTGCCGAAAGCCTGATTGAACTCGGCATTAACGTGAATTGCACGCCTGTTCTCGACCTGATTTTCGAGGGGTGCCACGATGTGATCGGCGACCGTTCGTTTTCGTCGGATCCGGCCATCGCGGGGCGGCTGGGGCTGTCCGTCTGCCGTCATTTGCTCAAGGCGGGGATTACTCCGGTGATCAAGCATCTTCCGGGGCACGGGCGGGCGAAGGCGGACAGTCATCTTGAGCTTCCGGTGGTCGAGGTCGATGCGGGGGAATTAAGGCTTACGGATTTCGCGCCGTTCAAGCAGGTCGCCCGGTCGGAGGCGGGGCAGGCCGTGTGGGGGATGACCGCGCATATTGTCTATCCCGCTTTGGATAAGGATAATCCGGCGACTCTGTCTTCGCGGATCATTTCGGACATCATTCGGGAGGAGATCGGTTTTGACGGGTTTCTGGTGGGGGACGACCTCGATATGAAGGCGCTGGACCCCTATGGTTCCCTGCCTGAGCGGGCGTCGGCGTGCCTTAAGGCGGGGTGCGATCTGGCGCTTTATTGCAAGGGGGAGTTCGATGTCATGGAAAAACTGGCGGAAAACCTGCCTAAAATCAGCCAAAACGCGCTTATCCGCTTGAAAAACGCCTCGGAAAGCGGGAACATAGCGGCATGA
- the scpB gene encoding SMC-Scp complex subunit ScpB, with translation MADPMNKRLLEALLFASPEPLATRELHERMPEGSDVGGLLMALRKEYEGRGIELVEREGAWAFRTAPDLAESLTLQRQVARKLSRAAMETLAIVAYHQPITRAEIENIRGVQTHKGTLDALMEMGWIKPGRRREAPGRPLTWVTTTGFMDAFSLESLMDLPGMDDLKAAGLLDRRPAIEAIPQADLFSGQKRIDGVEGLSRAADEESEDDAVEELLEEVT, from the coding sequence ATGGCTGATCCGATGAATAAACGCCTCCTTGAGGCTTTGTTGTTCGCTTCGCCGGAGCCTCTGGCGACGCGGGAGTTGCATGAGCGGATGCCCGAGGGATCGGATGTCGGCGGTCTTTTGATGGCGCTTCGCAAGGAATACGAGGGGCGCGGCATTGAACTCGTCGAGCGCGAGGGGGCGTGGGCGTTCCGCACGGCGCCGGACCTTGCCGAGAGCCTGACCCTTCAACGGCAGGTGGCGCGGAAGCTTTCACGGGCGGCGATGGAGACTCTGGCCATCGTTGCCTATCACCAGCCGATCACACGGGCGGAGATCGAGAATATTCGCGGTGTTCAGACCCATAAGGGGACGCTGGACGCCTTGATGGAAATGGGCTGGATCAAGCCGGGGCGGCGGCGCGAGGCACCCGGTCGGCCCCTGACATGGGTGACGACGACCGGCTTTATGGATGCGTTCAGCCTTGAATCGCTCATGGACCTGCCGGGGATGGACGATCTGAAGGCGGCGGGGCTTCTGGATCGGCGTCCGGCGATCGAGGCTATTCCTCAAGCCGACCTGTTCTCTGGACAGAAGCGGATAGACGGGGTAGAAGGATTGTCACGCGCCGCCGACGAGGAATCCGAGGATGACGCCGTGGAAGAACTCCTTGAGGAGGTGACCTGA
- a CDS encoding DUF2336 domain-containing protein: MQKFLSVFTWQKKDRANRYEREKNIATTGTVPQRLSLAKSRKTHPEILYFLAQNDPDAGVRQAVANNETMPVHVSPFLARDQSPDVRLALAARLVSLLPSISTDKQSQLYAFAVQALGTLALDEVLKIRLALSSTLKDHAYAPPKVAAELARDVERDVSEPILRFCAALSDRDLLDILKSHPASWVVQAIAGRSTVSKMVSAAVINVDDITGGKVLLRNRGADIALETLQKIVERARDYKDWQESVAVRPFLPFALAKELAEFVDAAVRDLLMQRPDFDGAMAEEISEVFRRRLDFIRGDSKKPETVEQRVKRMAKKGELTDEAITDALAVRETDFVYAALAHLAGVAEATLKDLFEARSAKPIVALCWKAGLSMRTALTLQRDLAQVPPKNLLYPKGGTDYPMTEEELEWQLDFLGVAKK; encoded by the coding sequence ATGCAAAAATTCCTGAGTGTGTTTACGTGGCAGAAGAAGGACCGGGCGAACCGTTACGAGCGCGAGAAAAACATCGCGACGACCGGGACCGTTCCGCAGCGTTTAAGTCTGGCGAAGAGCCGCAAGACGCACCCGGAAATCCTCTATTTCCTCGCGCAGAATGACCCGGATGCGGGCGTCCGGCAGGCGGTGGCCAATAATGAAACCATGCCCGTCCATGTCTCGCCCTTTCTGGCGCGGGACCAGAGCCCGGATGTGCGGTTGGCGCTGGCGGCGCGGCTGGTGTCGCTTTTGCCTTCCATCAGCACGGACAAGCAGTCGCAGCTTTATGCCTTCGCGGTGCAGGCGCTGGGGACACTGGCGCTGGATGAGGTTCTGAAAATCCGGCTGGCGCTGTCCAGCACCCTGAAAGATCATGCCTATGCGCCGCCGAAAGTGGCGGCGGAACTGGCGCGGGATGTGGAGCGGGATGTGTCCGAGCCGATTTTGCGCTTTTGCGCGGCGCTGTCGGACCGCGATTTGCTCGATATCCTCAAGAGCCATCCAGCGAGTTGGGTTGTTCAGGCGATTGCGGGGCGCAGCACCGTCAGCAAAATGGTCTCGGCGGCGGTCATTAACGTGGATGATATCACCGGCGGGAAGGTGCTGCTGCGTAACCGCGGGGCGGATATTGCGCTGGAGACTTTGCAGAAAATCGTCGAGCGGGCGCGGGACTACAAGGATTGGCAGGAGTCGGTGGCCGTGCGGCCCTTTCTGCCGTTCGCCCTGGCGAAAGAGTTGGCGGAATTCGTGGATGCGGCTGTGCGCGACCTTCTCATGCAGCGGCCGGATTTCGACGGGGCGATGGCGGAGGAAATCTCCGAGGTCTTCCGGCGGCGGCTGGATTTCATCCGCGGGGATTCCAAAAAGCCGGAAACAGTCGAGCAGCGCGTCAAGCGCATGGCGAAGAAGGGTGAGCTGACCGATGAGGCCATCACGGATGCGCTGGCTGTGCGGGAGACCGATTTCGTGTATGCGGCGCTGGCGCATCTGGCCGGGGTGGCGGAGGCGACGCTGAAGGATCTCTTTGAGGCGCGGTCGGCCAAGCCGATCGTGGCGCTCTGCTGGAAAGCGGGGCTGTCGATGCGGACGGCGCTGACCCTGCAACGCGATCTGGCGCAGGTGCCGCCAAAAAATCTTTTATATCCGAAGGGCGGCACGGACTATCCGATGACCGAGGAAGAACTGGAGTGGCAGCTTGATTTTCTGGGCGTGGCGAAGAAATAA
- a CDS encoding deoxyguanosinetriphosphate triphosphohydrolase, whose protein sequence is MSHPDATAYNYCALPLAAYACRPDESNGRIHAEPDSAHRTAFQRDRDRIIHSSAFRRLKYKTQVFVYHEGDHYRTRLTHTLEVAQITRSIARALMVNEDLAEGIALAHDLGHTPFAHIGEEYLQACMKDYGGFDHNDQSLRVLTTLERKYPKWNGLNLTWETLEGVVKHNGPLTTPPHIAVRELQAQTDLRLSTYASVEAQVAALSDDIAYNNHDVEDGLRAGMFTIADLEKLSLLGGIIDSVRRDYPGIEERYLVQEMIRAMIGAMVEDVLTETRARLAALKPKTTEDIRMAGRPMVAFSETMRDHVDALRGFLYERMYRHYTMRRIWLKVERIVTDLFGAFHKNYLLLPDNWQARILEAGAEADDALRARIVADYIAGMTDRYAIREHERLFDLYWDLR, encoded by the coding sequence ATGAGTCACCCTGACGCCACCGCCTATAATTACTGCGCCTTGCCGCTGGCGGCGTATGCCTGTCGGCCCGATGAGAGCAATGGCCGCATCCATGCCGAGCCGGACAGCGCGCACCGCACGGCTTTCCAGCGCGACCGCGACCGGATCATCCATTCCAGTGCGTTCCGCCGCCTGAAATACAAAACACAGGTCTTCGTTTATCACGAGGGGGATCATTACCGCACGCGCCTGACGCATACGCTTGAGGTCGCGCAGATCACGCGGTCGATTGCGCGGGCGCTGATGGTCAATGAGGATCTGGCGGAGGGGATTGCGCTGGCCCATGATCTTGGCCATACGCCCTTCGCGCATATCGGGGAGGAGTATCTGCAGGCCTGCATGAAAGATTACGGCGGGTTCGATCATAACGACCAGAGCTTGCGCGTCCTGACGACACTGGAGCGCAAATATCCGAAATGGAACGGGCTGAATCTGACGTGGGAGACGCTGGAGGGCGTGGTCAAGCATAACGGGCCGCTGACAACGCCGCCGCATATCGCCGTGCGGGAATTGCAGGCGCAGACGGATTTGCGGCTGTCCACTTATGCCTCCGTCGAGGCGCAGGTCGCGGCGCTGTCGGACGATATCGCGTATAACAACCACGATGTCGAGGACGGGCTGCGGGCGGGGATGTTTACCATTGCCGATCTTGAAAAGCTCTCCCTGCTCGGCGGGATTATCGATTCGGTGCGCCGCGACTATCCGGGGATCGAGGAGCGTTACCTCGTGCAGGAGATGATCCGCGCCATGATCGGCGCGATGGTTGAGGATGTTTTGACCGAGACGCGGGCACGGCTGGCGGCGCTCAAGCCGAAAACGACGGAGGATATCCGCATGGCGGGGCGGCCGATGGTGGCGTTCTCTGAGACTATGCGGGATCATGTGGACGCGCTGCGCGGGTTTCTTTACGAGCGGATGTACCGCCATTACACGATGCGGCGGATATGGCTGAAGGTCGAGCGGATCGTGACCGACCTGTTTGGAGCTTTCCACAAGAATTATCTGCTGTTGCCGGATAACTGGCAGGCGCGGATTTTGGAGGCGGGGGCGGAGGCGGATGACGCGCTGCGGGCGCGGATCGTGGCGGATTACATCGCCGGGATGACCGACCGTTACGCCATACGGGAGCATGAAAGGCTTTTTGACCTTTACTGGGATTTGCGGTAA